In Macaca fascicularis isolate 582-1 chromosome X, T2T-MFA8v1.1, one DNA window encodes the following:
- the LOC102126768 gene encoding glycine receptor subunit alpha-4 isoform X5, with the protein MTTLVPATLSFLLLWTLPGQVLLRVALAKEEVKSGTKESQSMSPSDFLDKLMGRTSGYDARIRPNFKGPPVNVTCNIFINSFGSVTETTMDYRVNVFLRQQWNDPRLSYREYPDDSLDLDPSMLDSIWKPDLFFANEKGANFHEVTTDNKLLRIFKNGNVLYSIRLTLILSCPMDLKNFPMDIQTCTMQLESFGYTMNDLVFEWLEDAPAVQVAEGLTLPQFILRDEKDLGYCTKYYNTGVLREGNRHLDGCVSALCVRCLAGVCCCQFCFSSA; encoded by the exons ATGACAACTCTTGTTCCTGCaaccctctccttccttctcctctggaCCCTGCCAGGGCAGGTCCTCCTCAG GGTGGCCTTGgcaaaagaggaagtcaaatctgGAACCAAGGAGTCCCAGTCCATGTCCCCCTCTGATTTCCTAGACAAACTTATGGGGAGAACATCTGGGTATGATGCCAGGATTCGACCCAATTTTAAAG GCCCACCCGTGAACGTGACCTGCAACATCTTCATCAACAGTTTCGGCTCCGTCACTGAGACCACCATG GACTACCGGGTAAATGTCTTCTTGAGGCAACAGTGGAATGACCCACGCCTGTCCTACCGAGAATATCCTGACGACTCTCTGGACCTCGATCCCTCCATGCTGGACTCTATCTGGAAGCCAGACCTGTTCTTTGCCAATGAGAAAGGGGCCAACTTCCATGAGGTGACCACGGACAACAAGTTACTGCGCATCTTTAAGAATGGGAATGTGCTCTACAGCATCAG GTTGACCCTCATTTTGTCCTGCCCAATGGACCTCAAGAACTTCCCCATGGACATCCAGACCTGCACGATGCAGCTGGAGAGTT TTGGCTACACCATGAATGACCTCGTGTTTGAGTGGCTGGAAGATGCTCCTGCTGTCCAAGTGGCTGAGGGGCTGACTCTGCCCCAGTTTATCTTGCGGGATGAGAAGGATCTAGGCTATTGTACCAAGTACTACAACACAG GTGTCCTACGTGAAGGCAATCGACATCTGGATGGCTGTGTGTCTGCTCTTTGTGTTCGCTGCCTTGCTGGAGTATGCTGCTGTCAATTTTGTTTCTCGTCAGCATAA